In Micromonospora inyonensis, the genomic window CCTCCGGTCCGACCGGACGGATCTCCAGCCCGGCCAGCCACTCCTCGTCCGCGCCGAGCAGGGCGGTCGGGTCGGCGGTGGGGGCGAGCCAGCGGCCCCACCGCTGCGGCGGAAGGAGCACGGGCATCCGGTCGTGCACGCCGGTCAGCACGCCCACGGCGGCGGTGGTGAGCACGCTACAGGTGAGCCAGGGACCGTCCGGCCCCCGCCACACCGACCAGATCCCGGCGAGGGCGAGGACGCCGCCGTCGGCCCGGGTCAGGTAGTACGGCTGCTTGCCACCGTCGGTGCGGGTCCACTCGTACCACCCGTCGGCGGGCACCAGACAGCGCCGGCGGGCGAACGGGGCGGCGTACGCCCGGCTGGTCGCCACCGTCTCGACGCGGGCGTTGATCATGCGCGCCCCGGCCGACGGGGACGTCGCCCACGGCGGCAGCAGCCCCCATCGGGCCAGGGACACCGCCCGCGCCCCCTCGCCGTCGACCCGGACCATCGGTACCGGTTTCGTCGGCGCGACGTTCCAGTCCGGCCGCAGTCGGCCGTCGGTGTCGTCGTACGCCTCGAAGAGCTGGCTCAGCGTCCCGGAACTGCGAGTGGTCGCGTACCTGCCGCACATGCCGACACGCTAACCCGCCGGTCCGACCCCCACCGTCCCGCGGACGACGGACGGTCGTCCCGCCCACCGGGAGGCGACGTGACCGCCTGGTCCACCAGGACCGGAAACCCGGCAGAATGTGACCGTGGGGAATCTGACCGCGACCCGTCCGTTGCAGCCGTGGACCGCGCCGACCGCCAGCGACCCGGTCTCGGCGACGCTCCGACTGCCCGGCTCCAAGTCGCTGACCGCGCGGGCCCTGGTGCTCGGTGCCCTGGCCAGCGGGCCGTCCACCCTGCTGGGGGCGCTCCGCGCCCGGGACACCGAGCTGATGGCCGGCGCGCTGCGGGCGATGGGCGCGCACATGTCGATCGCCGACGACGACCGGTGGCTGGTCCGGCCGCACCGCCTGGTCGGGCCGGCACACGTGGACGTCGGCCTGGCCGGCACGGTGATGCGCTTCGTCCCGCCGGTGGCCGGACTCACCGACGGCCGGGTCACCTTCGACGGCGACCCGGCGGCCCGGACCCGCCCGCTCGGCCCGCTGGTCGGGGCGCTGCGCTCGCTCGGCGTCCGGATCGACGTCACCGGCCCGGGGAGCCTGCCGCTGACCGTGCTCGGCACCGGCCGGGTGACCGGCGGCGAGGTGGTGATCGACGCCTCCGCCTCCAGTCAGCTCGTCTCCGGGCTACTGCTCGCCGCCCCGCGCTTCGACCGGGGCGTGGTGGTCCGGCACGTGGGTCCGCCGGTCCCGTCCGCGCCGCACCTGCGGATGACCGTGCAGATGCTCCGGGCCGCGGGCGCGGCCGTGGACGACGGCACGCCGGACGTCTGGACGGTCGAGCCCGGTCCGCTCAGCGGCCGGGTCTGGGAGATCGAACCGGACCTCTCCGGTGCGGTTCCGTTCTTCGCCGCCGCGCTGGTCACCGGGGGTGAGGTCACCCTGCGTGGCTGGCCGCGCAGCAGCGCCCAGCCGGTCGAGCGGCTCCGCTCGCTGCTGCACGAGATGGGCGGGCAGGTGAGCCTCTCCACGGCCGGGCTGACCGTCCGGGGCACCGGCACGGTGCACGGCATCACCGCCGACCTCGCCGACGTCAGCGAGCTGACCCCGGTGCTGACCGCGCTCGCCATGCTCGCCGACTCCCCGTCGGTGTTCACCGGCGTCGGGCACATCCGGGGCCACGAGACCGACCGGATCGCCGCCCTGGCCCGGGAGTTCACCGGGCTCGGCGCGGACGTCACCGAGTCCCCCGACGGGCTGGAGATCCGTCCCCGGCCGCTGCGCGGCGGGGTGTTCCGCACGTACCACGACCACCGGATGGCGCACGCCGCCGCGGTGACCGGTCTGGCCGTGCCGGGCGTCGAACTCGACGACGTGTCGTGCACC contains:
- a CDS encoding SOS response-associated peptidase, which translates into the protein MCGRYATTRSSGTLSQLFEAYDDTDGRLRPDWNVAPTKPVPMVRVDGEGARAVSLARWGLLPPWATSPSAGARMINARVETVATSRAYAAPFARRRCLVPADGWYEWTRTDGGKQPYYLTRADGGVLALAGIWSVWRGPDGPWLTCSVLTTAAVGVLTGVHDRMPVLLPPQRWGRWLAPTADPTALLGADEEWLAGLEIRPVGPEVGNVRNGGPELTDRVPGVPAPRPRPPVAEAADEMTLF
- the aroA gene encoding 3-phosphoshikimate 1-carboxyvinyltransferase, with product MGNLTATRPLQPWTAPTASDPVSATLRLPGSKSLTARALVLGALASGPSTLLGALRARDTELMAGALRAMGAHMSIADDDRWLVRPHRLVGPAHVDVGLAGTVMRFVPPVAGLTDGRVTFDGDPAARTRPLGPLVGALRSLGVRIDVTGPGSLPLTVLGTGRVTGGEVVIDASASSQLVSGLLLAAPRFDRGVVVRHVGPPVPSAPHLRMTVQMLRAAGAAVDDGTPDVWTVEPGPLSGRVWEIEPDLSGAVPFFAAALVTGGEVTLRGWPRSSAQPVERLRSLLHEMGGQVSLSTAGLTVRGTGTVHGITADLADVSELTPVLTALAMLADSPSVFTGVGHIRGHETDRIAALAREFTGLGADVTESPDGLEIRPRPLRGGVFRTYHDHRMAHAAAVTGLAVPGVELDDVSCTSKTMPEFPALWSGMVTGGN